Genomic segment of Sphingomonas sp. KRR8:
CATTCCGTTCGCCGGACCCATTCTGTCAGCGCTGCCCGCCATCCTTATCGCTCTCGCCATCGACCCGCAGCTCGCGTTGTGGACGGTGCTGCTTTACGTGGGCATCCAGCACATCGAAGGCTATGCGCTGCAGCCGATCATCCAGAGCTGGGCGGTCGAGATCCCGGGCGCGGTGCTGCTGTTTGCGCTGCTCGCCTTTGGCGCCTTGTTCGGGCCCATGGGTGTCATCTTCGCGGCGCCACTGACGGTGGTCGTGTTCGTGATGGTGAAGCGGCTCTATGTGCAGGAGGCGCTCGACACGCCGACGGAGATCCCTGGCGCGCAAACGGCGGACGGGTGAGGCTGCTTATCCGGCCTCGAGTTCGCCAAGCGTCCTGCCGCGGGTTTCGCGGCCCAGCCAGGCGATCATGCCCGCGGTAATCGCCGTCGGGATGATCAGCGTCACTGCCGCGCCGACTAGGGTGGGGATGAAGCCCGCAAGCGCGGCGACCTGCACCGCGACACCGCCGAACTTGCTGCTGCCGGCGACCAGCCCAGTCGCGCGGCCGCGCCGGCCCAACGTGGTGTTCTCGGCAGCGTAGGGCAGCAGAACCGCGATCGTGCCGTTCGTGCCGACGATCAGCAAGGCGATCACCGTGATGAGTAGCGGCTGGAAGGACAGCAGGCTGGCGGGGAGCAAGGCGCCGACGAGCCCGACCAAGGTGACAAGGATGGTGGCGACCAGGGTCCATTTGCTGCTCAACCGCGCGTAGCATAGCGCCGCGATGGCGACGGTCGGCAGTGCAAGCAGCGACGACTTGGCGAGGATGCCGGTTGCGATATCCGCGCTGAAACCGCGCGTCCGCAGGTCGCTTGGCAGCCACAGCAGAAGGCCGAAATTGACGAGGCTCCAGCACAGGGCCGTGACGATCAGTGCGGCGTTCAATTGGCGGTGACCGGACGGGGAGGGCAGGTCCGCAGGGGCCGCGGCGCGGGGACGGGATTCCAGCCCGAACCGGCGCTGCATGCGCTGCAATTCCGCGGTCCGACCCTGCTCTGCGAGGAAGCGTGGGGTCTCGGGAATGAAGCGGGCGAGGGCGAGCAGGAGCAGCCCCGTCGGGAAGCCCTGCAGCCACAGCACCCGCCAGCCGTACGTCGGCTCGAACGCGTGGGCGGCGCCGCTCGCGGCAAGGTATCCGCCGACCAGACCAAAGCCTCCAACCAGCACCAGCACCCAGCTTCGGTGGCGGGGCGGCATGACTTCCGTGAGCAGGGTGTACACGACCGGCAGCATGCCGCCCGCGGAGCTGCCCATCAGGAAACACATCACGAGGTTCCAGCCGAAGGTCGGCATTGCGCCGCAGATGGCGGTCGCCGCGAACAGGATGGTCGAGAGCAGGATCGAAACGCGACGGCCGTAGACGTCGGCCAGCCAGCCCCACAGTAGCGACCCGACCGTGGTGCCGGTCAGTGCCACCAGCGGCAGCAGGGCGGCGGTCGACTGGGTGATGCCATATTCCGCGCGCAGGCCGGGCAGTACGAAGCCAAGGGTCGCCGGCTTCATCACGTCGATCACCAGGCCGAGGGTCAGCACCAGCAGCACTGCGACATGCCATCGGTTGAGCGGAAGGTCGTCGCGCGCCTCATAATCGGTACCCGCGCTATCGGCATGCCGGGGATGGCGGGCGGGAACCGCGCCCCAGCAGGCGAGCGGCACGCCAAGGGCGATCGCGGCCATGCCGACCAGCATCTCGGGATCGGTGGGCATCTGCGAGAAATGACTGCCCATGCGGTGCGCCATCGCCAGCATCGGCAGGTGAAGCAGCACGCCGACGCTGATCAGCGCGCAGCCGAGCCAAAACCAGCGTCCGCGCTCACCGATGATCGATGTGTTGGTGTCCCCCATGCGGGCGCCTTAGTGAGGGACCACCGCCGCAACAAGCTGGCCCGCGCATTTTCGATCGTTCCGCCATTCCCACGAAGCGAGCCTTAGGAACTCAGCTTTCCTTTGCAGTGGCGACGGCGGCCATCAACGCTGCTGTCAAGCGGGAGCAATCGGCGCCGGCGAATGGGAAGGTTCCGGTAAGAGCGCTCCTGACATCGGGCGTCAGCGCCTGCTGGAGCTGACGTCGGGCCCGGAACAGGCGCGATTTCACGGTGGCGGCGGGAATGCTCAGGGCCTCGGACGTTTCCTCGACTGACAAGCCTTCCACGTCGCGCAGTACGAATGCCGTCCGATAGACAGTGGGAAGCGCCGCGACCGCGCGTTCGAGCAATGCGCGCAGCTGCTCGCGGGCGAGGGCGGCGTCCGGGCTGTCGTCCACCCGATGCTCGTCCAGCATGATCACGCCTCTCTCCTCGAGCTCAGTTCGCCGCCGATTCGCTGCGCGCAGCCGACTGAGCGCCTCGTTGATCACGATGCGGGTGAGCCAGGTGGACAGTGACGAGCGCCCTTCGAATCTGTCCAGCGAAGCAAAGGCGTTGAGATAAGCGGACTGGACCGCGTCTTCTGCCTCCGCGCGATCCTTCAGAATGCTCCACGCCGCGCGGAACAGCCGCTGGTTGTTGGCGCTCGCCAATTCCCGAATGGCCGCATGGTCACCCGCTGCACAGCGTCTCGCCAATGCCAGGTCGTCCTGGGCAGCGACCATTTGGACCGTGGCATTCCTCATTGGACGGTCAGCTTCCCCTTCATGCCGGGATGGTATTTGCAGATGAACGCGAACTGCCCGGCCCTTGTGAGGCGCATGTTCCGCTGAGCGCCCGGCGGGAGGCCTATATCGAAATGACCGCTGGACGTCGCACTGTGCAGGAACAGGTCGCGATTGACCCAGCGAACGGTGTCACCGACGTGCAGGCCTGCCGGGATCGTCCCGAACGCAAGCTTGTCGACGATCACCGTCACTGTCCGGGGTGCCGACTTCGCGCCCGCCGGAGCCGCGGCGGCGATTGTAATGAGCAGGGCTCCGGCAAGGCGCGCGCACCTCACTTGAGGGCCGCCTGGAGCTGTTCCGCATGCTGCTGATGCTCACGGAAGAGAGTGAGGCCGGTTTGCAGCAGGCTCTTGAGTTCGGCGTTGTTCGCCGACGGGATCAGCGTGTCCGCCAGCGCGCCGTTGACGGTCTTGTGATAGCCCACTTCGCTGGCGACATAGGCCCGGTCGAACTGGCGCCCATGCAGGTGGGACAGGCGTGCAAGGGTGGCGGACGCCTGCTTGCTCAAGCCTGCGCTGGTCGGGTTCGCTTCGGGTGTCACGTGCAGCTTCTTCACCAGCGCCAGCGCCTTGTCGTTCACCGCCGTATGATCCCGCACCATTTCCTGGGCGAAGCTGCGAACGGCCTTGTTGTGCGAGCGGACGAGCGCCTGCTTGGCGGCGGCAATGTCGATAGTGCCCGCTGTGTAGGCGATATGCGCGATCTGCGGGTCCGTTGGACCGCCAGCGTAAGCCGCAGCGCCGCCGCCGATAAGCAAGGCCGAGGCAGCAGCAATCCGAAGTGACGTCGTCATCTTTTTCGATCCTTCATCCAGTCCGGAGCGGGTTGCTCGTCCGTTGGAGAGAAAATCCGGAAAAAGGTTCCTGAGAGCTTGAACAACAGCCGGGATGGTCGAGAGGAAAGGGAAAAAGGCGGGTGTGAGAGCCAGGGGGAGTGCCTCCGTGCCCTGGCGCCCCGGCGATGACTCAGCGTTTCAGGTTCATTCTGTCCAGAGCCGCACGAAGGCCTTGGGCGAGGATGATGGCCCGATCATTGCCCCAGAAGTGCATGAAGAAGAGCCGCGGCTCCTCGCCGGCCAAGTGATTGTGCAGGGCGGTCACGTCGATGCCATGCCTGCGTAGCGCCTGCAGAACGGAAGGTACCTCCGACGCGATCAGGACGAAATCGCCGGTCGCCACCGCCCGGCCGGCGCCTGTTGGCTGGAAATTGATCGCGGTCGCCAGCCCCAGCGCGGCGGGGAGCGGCATACCTTCGTCGCGCACCGTTTCGGCTCGCGGGAACGAATATTGATAAGTCCCCCCGGCGGCCTTGCCTTGGCTCTTGAGGGCGGAGTCGAGCGCTGCCGTATCCAGACCGAGCGGCGTTTGCGTAGCAGCGCCCGGCGCTCCCGTCGGCGTTCGGCTGGCGGACAATGCTCCCCTCAGCGCCGTGGCGAGCTTCACCGCATCGCCCATCCCGTGCACGTGCATGTACATCGTCGCCGGCGAGGAGCGCAGGAGATGGTTGTGCAGCGCGGTAATGGTCAGCCCGCTGGCTAGGAGGCGCGACAGCACGGGATTGACCTCCTCCTGAGTGAGGACGAGGTCGCCCATCACCTCGGCATGGTCGGCCATGTCGCGGAACGCCAGCCAGGATCCAAGCGCGAGGGCCGGCCGGATGCGAACACCGTCGAGCATGACGTTCAGATCCGAGCGGGGGAAGGAGTAGCGGTGCACGTCCCCCGGCTGGACCATTGCCGGCCGGCCCATCGCCTTGTCGACATTCGTCCACATTGTCGTCGCCTGTGCCGGGCTGACGGCCGCGGCAAGCAGGAGCGCCGCAAACTGCAACTTCATGATCGGTCTCCTCCTCCGCGCGTTCGATCTGAAGCACTGAGAGCCGTTCGGGCTCGATCAAGTGGCGATCAGTTGACGGTGATGGTGCCCTTCATCCCGAAGGTGCTGTGCAGGGTATGCGAGCATTTCAACGGGTAGCGGCCCGCTGCCGGTGTCAGCGAGAGGTTGACGGTCGCATGGCCCGGCACCTCGACCTTGCCGTCGCGCACCAGTGCCGCGGAGGCAGGGTCCAGCCGCGCGGCCGCGAAGAAAGCCGGAGCGTCGAAGCTATGTCCGCCAGCGCCCAGATTACGAAGGTGCAGAATGACGGGCGCGTTGGCCTGCAGGACGAGGGATGCGGGAGCGAAATGGAAATTGCTCATTTGCACCGTCGCCTCGGTCGGAAGTGCGGCTGCCGGAGATTCCGCGGCCAGCACGAGAAGGGCTGCAGCAAGAATTTGGCGCATGGCGAAACTCCCAACCTGAGTGTGCCAGAAAATGCGCCTCTTCGAACGAATTGTCGTCGATGAAATTTCGTTCAGATGAAGCGCTACGCTCAAGCGGCGCCGCGGCCCGCGAAGCTTCTTCGATGATGTGAGTGATGGCGCACCCAAGAGGATTCGAACCTCTGGCCTCTGCCTTCGGAGGGCAGCGCTCTATCCAGCTGAGCTATGGGTGCCAGTGCCTGGGCAGCCGATTAGCCGCGCCAGCCACGCGGGGCAAGGCCGCGCTTGCGCCACGTGGCCGCTCGGCGCAATGTTGCCGATGAGGGCGGAGTCGTTCTCCTGTTGAAGCGTGCCTACGCTGCCGGGGGAACATTCATGTTCGAAGCGAGGCGCTACCACGGGGCGAGGCGCCGCCCATGATTTTCAACTCGCTGACCTTCATCCTGTTCTTCGCGGTCGTGCTGCTGCTGCACAATCTGCCGTTCAGCTGGCGGCAGAAGAAGATCAACCTGCTGCTTGCCAGCTACCTGTTCTACGCGGCGTGGAACCCGCCGTTCGTGATCCTGCTGTGGATCTCGACCGTGGTCGACTGGTGGGCGGCGCAGTGGATGATCCGGTCGGAGCGGCAGAGTACGCGGCGGGCCTGGATGATCATCTCGGTGGTCGTGAACCTCGGGATGCTCGGCTTCTTCAAGTACGGCAACTTCCTGCTCGACAATTTCGTGCTGCTCGCCGGCTCCCTGGGGGTCGTCTACCAGCCACCCAAGTGGGACATCATCCTGCCGGTGGGGATCAGCTTCTACACCTTCGCAACCCTGTCCTACACGCTCGACGTCTACCTGCGGCGCGCGCGGCCGGCGGGCAGCTTTCTGAACTACGCCCTGTTCGTGACCTTCTTCCCGCACCTGGTGGCGGGCCCGATCATGCGGCCGACCGAGCTTGTGCCGCAGTTCGAGATCGAGCGGCGCGCAAGGGCCAACCAGCTTTTCTTCGGCTTGGCGCTGCTGACCCTCGGGCTGTTCCAGAAGGTCGTGATCGCGGACGGACTGCTGTCGCCGGTTGCCGAGTCGGTGTTCGATGCCCACGGCAAGGTGCCGCTGACTCTCGACGCGTGGGCTGGGGTGCTTGCCTTTTCCGGCCAGATCTTCTGCGATTTCGCCGGCTATTCGACTTCGGCCATCGGAGTGGCGCTGTGCCTGGGCTTCGCCATGCCGGACAACTTCCGCTTTCCCTATGGCGCGGTGGGCTTTTCCGACTTCTGGCGCCGGTGGCACATCACCCTGTCGAGCTGGCTGCGGGACTATCTCTACATTCCGCTGGGCGGCAACCGCCATGGTCCGGCGAGGACCTATGCGGCGTTGATGGGGACCATGCTGCTTGGCGGCCTGTGGCACGGGGCCAATTGGACGTTCGTGGTGTGGGGCGGGCTCCACGGCGTGTATCTGTCCGCCGAGCGCTGGCTGAAGGCCCGGTTCGGAGGGTGGCGGCCGAACACGGCGCAGCTGGTCATGTTGTCGCTGCTGACGTTCATGGCCATTAACATCACCTGGGTGTTCTTCCGGGCGCATGATTTCGCCACTGCGAGCACGCTGCTGCAAAGCATGGCCGGGATGGGAAAGGGCGGCGCGGCCCTGCTGACCGGCTTCGACCTGCTTGCCGCCTTCGGGCTGATCACGGTCATCTTCGGCACGCATTTCGCCATGCGTGACACCACGGTCGAGGCGGTGATCGAGCGCACGCCGGCGGTGGCGATTGCTGCCGCCTGGGCGCTCATGGCCTTCCTCGTCATCATCGAACAGGGGCGCGGCAATGCCTTCATCTACTTCGCTTTCTGAGCCGCCGCGCAAGCGCCGCACGGCGCCGCGGGTCACCCCGAAGGCCGACGCGGTCCCTGAGCGGATCCACGACGGGGCACTGCCCAGGGGATTGCGGCTGACGGCCAGTGACCGGCCCGGGCAGGCCCAGCCCGTGCCGGTGCGCGACATTCCGGACCAGCCGTGGGTCCGGATCGGAATCGCCGCGGCCGTGGCGTTGCTCGTGATGGTCGGCGGCTGGGAATATTGGGCGAGAAGCTATGGGCTGCGCACCGCCGACATTGGCGACAGCCCGCAGGCGTGGGCGGAGCAGCGCGCGGCGGTGAAGCCGGACGATGTGCTCCTGGTCGGCGACAGCCGCATCTTCTTCGATACCGACCTTGCCTGGTTCGAGCGGCTGACCGGTGTGCGTCCCCGGCAGCTGGCGATCCCAGGCACCAACGGCCGCATCCTGATGCAGGACCTGGCCTATGACCCTGCCTACCGCGGACTGCTGATCGTCGGGATGGCAGACACGAGTTTCTTCCGCCCGGACGGGGCGGGGATCGGCGGTCCCTGGATCAGCGGCTACCAACGCAATCGCGAGCCGAGCCAGATCAGCGGCCTGTGGATCGATCGCTGGCTTCAGGGCAGGCTGGCCTTCCTCGACGACGACCTGCGGTTCAGTAGCCTGTTGCGGCGAAATGATCATGGATGGCGGGCCGGCGTGGACAGTCCGTACCTCGACGTGTGGAAGATCAGCGAGACGTTCCCCGGACGGCAGACCTTCATGTGGCACCGCATCGAGGAGCCCGGCTATCTTCGTGCGCAGGCACGCGGCGCCTGGCACAACTTCGAAGGGCCGGTGCAGAAGCCGGCAATCACCGGTCGGGTGATTGCGCACAGCCGCCGGGCTGTTGAGGCGCTGCGTCGGCATGGGGGCGACGTGGTGTTCCTGCGACCGCCCAGCGCTCCGCCGATCCGCGCCAACGAGGAAAAACGACTGCCCAAGGCGCGTAATTGGGATGCGCTGCTGGCGGGGGTTCCGGCCAAGGGCATCCACGTCGATGACCTGCCCAATGCGCAGGGGCTTTATATCCCCGAGTGGTCGCACCTCAGCCGGGCTTGCGCACGCGTTTTTACCGACGCCTACGTCCGGCGGCTGGTGCAGCTGACGCCGCGCTTGCGGTTGCGGGCCGATGCGCCGCCGCCACTCACGCCGGCCGACTGTCTCAAAGGCGTGCCAGCCAATCGTTGAGCGGGCGGTGGAGCTGGTCGCGGGCGCGGCGGCCGACGATCATTCCGACGTGACCGGACGGCACCGCAACGGTCGCGCCTGGCGCCGCGGTCGCAGCGGGAACGATGCGGTCGTTGGCGGCGGTGAAGTGAAGGGTTGGCACCCCCGGCAAGCCGAACCACGTGCCGCTTCCGCTGCGGTCCGCACCGAACAGGTCGTCGACCAGTTCGGCGGCGGCGGCGAGCGGGAGCGCTTCGCCGCCATTCGCCCAATCCTCCAGCGCGACGAAACGGCGGGCTTCGGGGCTCGCCGGATCAAGCGTGCCGAAGGACGCGAATTTGGCGACCGTGCGCTGCGGATCGAGTGACCAGAAGGCAGCCTGCAGCACCTCCATCGGCATCAGCCCCAATGCCTGTGCACCGGGCCAGGCGTCGTTGCGCAGGCGAGCGACGGCTTCGCGAGCATCGTCTGGATAGCCGGTGAAGCGCCAAGGGGCGGCAAGGGTCGCAACTCCGCGCGTCGCGATGGTGCTTGCGGCGGCCAAGGCCAGCGTGCCGCCAAGGCAGTAGCCGATCAATACCGCGGGCTGTCCAATCTGCCTGAGCAGGGGCAGGAGCAATTCGCTGATGTGTTCAGTGAGCGAGAGTGGCCGGTCCCGCGCCGCTCCCCAGTCGACCAGCAGGATGCGCCCAGAACCGGCCAGCGCATCGGCGAGCGAGCAGTCAGGGTCGAGGTCGAGGATGTGCGGCGGGTTGATGAGCGACGGCACCAGCACGATGGGAGCGCCGCTTCCGCCGCAATCGCGCAATGAGGCCGCGCCGACCTGAGCCACCGCCAGGCGCTGAATCGTCGTCGGGGCTCGCGGCGCGCGCTGATAGGCGCGCAGGCCGCTAAGCGCATCAGCCGCCAGCGCCGGGTCGTGCCCGCCAGCCCGTCGCACCAGTTCCAGGAACAGCGGCAACGGACGCGGTCCCGGCGCTTGTTGCGGTGCATCATGGGGCGGTGCTAGATCGGTCATCTATTTCAGGACACCTAGCATGACAAAGTCGACCGCGCCCAAGGTCACGATCAAGAAATACGCCAACCGCCGGCTCTACGATACGGAGAGCTCGGCCTATGTGACCCTCGATCGGCTGGCGCAGATGATCCGCGATGGCCGCGACTTCGAGGTGCTCGACGCTCGGACGGGCGAGGACATTACACGGCAGGTGCTCACCCAGATCATCGTCGAGGAGGAGGCGCGGGGTTCGACCATGCTTCCCGTCAATTTCCTTCGCCAGCTGATCGGCATGTACGGCAATTCGATGCAGAGCATGGTCCCGCAATATCTCGAGACCGCGATGGCGAGCTTTGAGAAGAACAATGCCGCCTTCCGCGATGCGTTCGGGACCAACCTGTTCCAGGACCTCGCGCGCCGCAACATGGAGTTGTTCGAACAGTTTACCCGTGGTGCCGCGCCCGGCCGCAAGGATGCCCCGGGTGCAGCCAAGCCTGCCTCCGGCGGAAGCGAGGTCGACGCGCTTCGGGCGGAACTCGACGCGCTCAAGGCCAAGGTGGACCGGCTCGGCCAGTGATGCTTGGTTCATTGCTGGCAGCGACTTTGCTTCAGGTCGCGCCCGTCGCAGCGGTGCAGCCCTGGACGACGGCCACGCCCGATGCGGGCAGCTGGACCTATCGCGCCTTCCCGGGCGGGAGCGAGGCGATCTTCCAGGGCGCCGCCGGACCCTTGTTCACGCTGCGCTGCACCCTTGCCAGCCGAACCGTGCAATTGCTGCGCAGCGGAGCAGTGCCGGGGACCAGTCTGGTGGTGCGCACCACCAGCCTTGAGCGCAGCCTGCCAGCGAGCGGGACACTGGGCGCGCGCGACCCGTTGCTAGATGCCATCGCTTATTCGCGGGGACGCTGGTCAGTGGAAGCGCCGGGGCTGCCGCGGCTGGTCTTGCCGGGCTGGCCGGAAGCGGCGCGAAGCATCGAAGATTGCCGAAACTGAAGATCATTACAAGACTTGAACGATCTTCCTTTCCGGGCATTCTGACTGCAGCTACAACGCAGCGAAAGGAGGTGATCCGATGTCTCATGGTTCAGCAGGAGGCACGGTGACGTTCGTTCGGGAGATGCGGTTCTAACCGGACCGCTTCAGGTCTCCCGGGCTGGACCTTCCGGCCGCTGACCATGCTCGAGGCGATCGTCGCAGCAATGTGACGGTCGCCTTCGACTTGTCTGGCGCCTGGCCAACGCCGCAGTGCGCAATTTGACAAACGGAACCGTTCCGCGCCTGCATCGTCTTCTGCGCAACGAAGCACAGGGAGATGCGACAAGTGGCCAAGGGCAGCAGCGGAAGCAAATCCAACAACAATGGCGGAAATGCGAGCTTCACCAACCAGGATGGCGGTGCGGGCGATCACGGCGCAAGCTCGGCAAGGAGTCGGCAATCGGGCGGTTCGAGCCGCTCCACGACGGCCGAGGAGACGCTCGACAAACTCGCCAAGGCAGCGATGAGCAAGGAGATGCTCGCCGCCGGCCTGGCCGCGGCGGCCGCCGCGATCAGCGCGT
This window contains:
- a CDS encoding MFS transporter — encoded protein: MGDTNTSIIGERGRWFWLGCALISVGVLLHLPMLAMAHRMGSHFSQMPTDPEMLVGMAAIALGVPLACWGAVPARHPRHADSAGTDYEARDDLPLNRWHVAVLLVLTLGLVIDVMKPATLGFVLPGLRAEYGITQSTAALLPLVALTGTTVGSLLWGWLADVYGRRVSILLSTILFAATAICGAMPTFGWNLVMCFLMGSSAGGMLPVVYTLLTEVMPPRHRSWVLVLVGGFGLVGGYLAASGAAHAFEPTYGWRVLWLQGFPTGLLLLALARFIPETPRFLAEQGRTAELQRMQRRFGLESRPRAAAPADLPSPSGHRQLNAALIVTALCWSLVNFGLLLWLPSDLRTRGFSADIATGILAKSSLLALPTVAIAALCYARLSSKWTLVATILVTLVGLVGALLPASLLSFQPLLITVIALLIVGTNGTIAVLLPYAAENTTLGRRGRATGLVAGSSKFGGVAVQVAALAGFIPTLVGAAVTLIIPTAITAGMIAWLGRETRGRTLGELEAG
- a CDS encoding RNA polymerase sigma factor, which translates into the protein MVAAQDDLALARRCAAGDHAAIRELASANNQRLFRAAWSILKDRAEAEDAVQSAYLNAFASLDRFEGRSSLSTWLTRIVINEALSRLRAANRRRTELEERGVIMLDEHRVDDSPDAALAREQLRALLERAVAALPTVYRTAFVLRDVEGLSVEETSEALSIPAATVKSRLFRARRQLQQALTPDVRSALTGTFPFAGADCSRLTAALMAAVATAKES
- a CDS encoding DUF4142 domain-containing protein — its product is MTTSLRIAAASALLIGGGAAAYAGGPTDPQIAHIAYTAGTIDIAAAKQALVRSHNKAVRSFAQEMVRDHTAVNDKALALVKKLHVTPEANPTSAGLSKQASATLARLSHLHGRQFDRAYVASEVGYHKTVNGALADTLIPSANNAELKSLLQTGLTLFREHQQHAEQLQAALK
- a CDS encoding DUF1259 domain-containing protein: MKLQFAALLLAAAVSPAQATTMWTNVDKAMGRPAMVQPGDVHRYSFPRSDLNVMLDGVRIRPALALGSWLAFRDMADHAEVMGDLVLTQEEVNPVLSRLLASGLTITALHNHLLRSSPATMYMHVHGMGDAVKLATALRGALSASRTPTGAPGAATQTPLGLDTAALDSALKSQGKAAGGTYQYSFPRAETVRDEGMPLPAALGLATAINFQPTGAGRAVATGDFVLIASEVPSVLQALRRHGIDVTALHNHLAGEEPRLFFMHFWGNDRAIILAQGLRAALDRMNLKR
- a CDS encoding cupredoxin domain-containing protein, producing the protein MRQILAAALLVLAAESPAAALPTEATVQMSNFHFAPASLVLQANAPVILHLRNLGAGGHSFDAPAFFAAARLDPASAALVRDGKVEVPGHATVNLSLTPAAGRYPLKCSHTLHSTFGMKGTITVN
- a CDS encoding MBOAT family O-acyltransferase; translated protein: MIFNSLTFILFFAVVLLLHNLPFSWRQKKINLLLASYLFYAAWNPPFVILLWISTVVDWWAAQWMIRSERQSTRRAWMIISVVVNLGMLGFFKYGNFLLDNFVLLAGSLGVVYQPPKWDIILPVGISFYTFATLSYTLDVYLRRARPAGSFLNYALFVTFFPHLVAGPIMRPTELVPQFEIERRARANQLFFGLALLTLGLFQKVVIADGLLSPVAESVFDAHGKVPLTLDAWAGVLAFSGQIFCDFAGYSTSAIGVALCLGFAMPDNFRFPYGAVGFSDFWRRWHITLSSWLRDYLYIPLGGNRHGPARTYAALMGTMLLGGLWHGANWTFVVWGGLHGVYLSAERWLKARFGGWRPNTAQLVMLSLLTFMAINITWVFFRAHDFATASTLLQSMAGMGKGGAALLTGFDLLAAFGLITVIFGTHFAMRDTTVEAVIERTPAVAIAAAWALMAFLVIIEQGRGNAFIYFAF
- a CDS encoding alpha/beta fold hydrolase yields the protein MPLFLELVRRAGGHDPALAADALSGLRAYQRAPRAPTTIQRLAVAQVGAASLRDCGGSGAPIVLVPSLINPPHILDLDPDCSLADALAGSGRILLVDWGAARDRPLSLTEHISELLLPLLRQIGQPAVLIGYCLGGTLALAAASTIATRGVATLAAPWRFTGYPDDAREAVARLRNDAWPGAQALGLMPMEVLQAAFWSLDPQRTVAKFASFGTLDPASPEARRFVALEDWANGGEALPLAAAAELVDDLFGADRSGSGTWFGLPGVPTLHFTAANDRIVPAATAAPGATVAVPSGHVGMIVGRRARDQLHRPLNDWLARL
- the phaR gene encoding polyhydroxyalkanoate synthesis repressor PhaR, which translates into the protein MTKSTAPKVTIKKYANRRLYDTESSAYVTLDRLAQMIRDGRDFEVLDARTGEDITRQVLTQIIVEEEARGSTMLPVNFLRQLIGMYGNSMQSMVPQYLETAMASFEKNNAAFRDAFGTNLFQDLARRNMELFEQFTRGAAPGRKDAPGAAKPASGGSEVDALRAELDALKAKVDRLGQ